Part of the Deinococcus fonticola genome, GCTGGGCGGGAAGTACCGGGCCCGCGCGGCCTTCTGGCTGGACGCCCCCAGCCGGGTGTGGGCAGAGGCAGACCTGGCGCTGCTGAGGCGCCTGGGGCACCAGCTGGGCCTGGAAGCGGAGCGGATGCAGGCGGTGCGGTACGCGCGGAGCCTCCAGACGCTGCACGGTGACCTCATCGGCGGGCAACCGGAGCAGGCGTACCAGCCGCTGCTGGAACGGGCGCTGGCGACGATTCCGGGGGCGGAGTGCGGGTCGCTGCTGATCCGGGAGGATGGAGGTTTCCGCTTCGCGGCGAGCGTGACCTTCGACGAGATGGAACTCCAGGGCGTGACGTTCACGATGGCCGACATGCGGGACACCTGGTACGGGCTGGGCGAGGAGGCCTGGAGCCGGGGCGTGCCGCGCATCATCGCCAAGGGCCTGCTGTCCGTGAAGGACACCGGCTACGACCTTCACGGGGTGCGCGTGGAGGACACCTTGCCGAGCGTCGAGACGCTCCAGGCGAACATCGGGGTGCCGATCCTGTACCAGGGCGAGGTGTACGGCTTCCTGAACGTGGACTCCATGACGGATCCCGAGGCGTTCGAGCAGGAATCAATCGTCCTGGCTGAATCGTTCGGGCGGCAGGCGGCCATGCTGCTGCACGAGGCCCACCTGCGGGCGCAGGTGCTGGCCGCGGCCCGCACGGACGTCCTGACGGGGTTGCAGAACCGCCGGGCATTCACCGAATCCCTCACGCGGGAGCTGGCCCGGGTGCGGCGGGCGGGGTCCACCCTGTCACTGCTGGTGGCGGACATCCGGGCGTTCAAGGCCGTGAACGACACCCACGGGCACCTGGTCGGCGACCAGGCACTGATGCAGGTGGGGGACGTCCTGCTGCGGGAGTTGAGGGTGAGTGACTCGGTCTCCCGGCCAGTCGGGCGGGGCTCGGAGCCTGAGGCATCCGGGCAGGAGCGGGCACCGACGCCGGCCCAGAGTGGTGCGCTGGAGGTGTTCCGGTGGGGTGGGGATGAGTTCGCGGTGCTGCTCCCGGACATAGACCTGGCGGGCGCGCGGGTGGTGCGGGACCGCCTGGCGGCGGCCATGCAGGGTACGGACGTGGCCGGCCGGCCCATCGAGTTGAACGTGGGCGTGGCCACCCTGAGCGCGGACGACGCGACGGGGGAGACGTTGCTGCGCGAGGCGGACAACGACATGTACCGCGACAAGAACCGGAGCCGGCGGCACCTGACTACTCTTCAAAACACGTAACGGGCAGCAGAAAGTCGGCTCCTGTACGGTATTTCTGCGATGAAATCCCGGAGCCGACCGCTTCACGATCCCTTGCAGACCGCCCTGCGGTCTGCCTTTCCGCTTGATGCCCGCCGCCTGGCGGTCTTCACGGCCCTGGTCCTGGCGGTCATCCAGGCACGCACGGTCGTGCTGTACACCCTGAAAACCCACGTGGCGTTGCCAGGGTCGCTCACGGCCCGCTACCAGCGCCTGGTCCGCTTTGTGCAGTTTTCCTTTCCAGACGGTTTGTTTCCCCGCTTTGCGCTGTCGTTCCTCCCGGATGGTCCCGTGGATCTCATCCTGGACCGGACGAACTGGAGACTCGGGCAGCAGGACGTGAACATCCTGCTGCTCTCCGCCGTGTGGAACGGATTCAGCCTGCCCTTGATGTGGACCCTGCTCCCACACGGTGGGGCCAGTGATTCCCGGGCCCGGGAATCACTCGTGGCGCGCTTCCTGACGCTGTGCCCGGACCAACCAGTCCGGTGCCTGCTCGCCGACCGAGAGTTCATTGGTCGGCACTGGTTTTGTTTCCTGGATCAACACGGCATTGCCCCCTGTATTCGACTCCCGGCACGCGCCACCATCGGCGCCCATCGTCTGCCCGTCTGGGCTGTCTTCAAGAACCTCCAGGTGGGTGAAATCAGGGTCTGGCGCCGCCAGACCCTGATCTACGGCGTCTCCCTGCGGGTGGCCGCGACGAAGAACGCCGCCGGGGAGACGCTGTACCTCGCATACCGGGGGCCCGTGGGACCGAACCTTCGACGATATGCGCAGCGCTGGCAGGCGGAAAACCTGCACGCCGCGCTCAAAACCAGGGGCTTCAACCTGGAGGACACGGGTCTGACCCGCGCGGAGCGGGTGTCCACCCTCTTGACGGTGGTCAGCGTGGCCTTCATCTGGTCGGCCGTGACCGGGGAACTGCTGGCGGCCCGGACAGCAGTACAGATCAAAAGTCACGGACACCGTGCGGTGTCCGTGTTCCGACTCGGCCTGGATCACCTCCAGGATCTCCTCCTGCACCCGTCCCCGTCGTCTTGGCGCACCCTGCTGACCCTCATGCCACGTTTTGAATAGTAGTCAGCTGAACGCCCCCAAACCCGGCGAACTGCGCCGGGTTGCGACTTTGGGCCGACCAGCGGCCCAGCTTGGGAGCAGCCCAACGGGGAAAGCAACCGCCGCGTGACGCGGCGACAGGACGACGCTGAACGCGCCGCCTGTAGTGGCGACCATCCGAGGCCCAGCGACCTGCAACGCCGACGAGGAAAAGCCGTGTAACACGGCTTACAACCACTAAGGCCCGCGTAACCTTCCCATGCTTAACTGTTGACAAATTGCGGAAAAAGTCTTAAACTGTAAGTACCTCAGAGAGAGGAAAGGAGCGTAAACCATGACCAATGCTTTAGTTGCCAACCGTTTTGAAACCCCTGAAAAAATGCGTGAACATCGGCGGCGTTTTGCTTCCTATCTGCGCCGGACTTATCGCGCCGCCCAAACGGGCCACCCCACACACTGCGCCCTACTCAAAACGCTGCTCAGTAGCTATGGGCGCGTCATGTACCCAAACCCAGACCGCCGCGCCGCATGTGAACGCTACGCCGCCATGCACCGCGAGCAGGCCCGCATAGCCAACGAGGAGGGCCAGGCAGTACACGCTCAAGCTGAACAGCGGGTAAGCGAGTTTTACGATCAGTTGGCCGCTGACGCAATTTTCTAACCCCCTCATCCACTTGCCAATGGGCAAGCACGCAGGCCACTACCTAGCAGGGGGCGCGGCTACCGCGCCCCCTCTTAAAACTCCACCCGCGCCAGGAGCGAAGAATCATGACCAAGTACCCCAAAACCCGCGACGAATACAAAGCCGCTATCTTGCACGACATTTACCGTCTGGTGCAGGCGCTAGAGCTGGACGACACCAGTCAGTACCCGGTAGGCATTGCACAAGGTATTCATCACAGCACCCGCGAGTTTTTCAATGCTGACCGCTGGAAACCGCGCCCGGTATTTGACAGTGCCACCGAGCGTATCCCCCTAGGGGAAGTAATGACTTTACGGGTGCAGCACTGGCAGCCAGCACCCGGCGACGATCAGGGCGACGAGCGGCCCGGTTATGTCTTTGTTACTGGACGGCTGGAAAAAATCAGCGGTGTGCCGTACAGCTACGACGACGGCGCATGTTTTCACATTATCCCGACTGGAAAACGCAACGCCCGCGAGCATACCTACCGGGTTGGATATGGCCGGAGCGTCAAGGTCTGGAAAGGCCGACTCACGGAGGCCCAGGCCAATGCACGCACGCCGTTCTATGAACACGGGCAACCCCCACGCCAACAGGAGGCGAAAACATCATGAATCAGAGTGAACGTGTAAAAATGATAAAAGCCTATCCCCGATGGATAGGCACATCCAGACCAGTTTCAGAGAGAGGTAAGTGGAAAGGAGCAGGTAGAGTATATATGAAAGCCAAGAGTTTGCGAGAATGGTGCAGAGAGAAGGGTCACAGTGTAGAGGACGTGGCCGAATACATGGGAGTGTCCGTTTCGAGGGCGCGTGATTGGTTTAACGGCAATGGCCGACCAATCTATACCCGCATAGTGAAGCTGGCCGACTGGCTGAATATCTCAACTGACCAGATAGATTGGGATTGGAAAGTCGAGGATATTTCTGAACTGCCCGCTATGCCGCGCAGCCCAGAATTTACGCCCACGAAGGAGAAATTGCTTGTTAGCCGTGAGCAGTATGAAGTCGCTAAAAAATGGCTGGCCGCAGGACGCAGCAAGACCGAAATTGCTGAGGCTATGGGCGTAAGTCGTTATACCTACTACAAAGCCGAGTTGCGGTTTGAAGCTGATGCTCCAGCTAAGGCTAAGGCACAGCAGAAGCGGAGAGAGGCAGCCGTCAAAGGCCGCGAAACCAAACAACTTGAAGCGCAAGCCGCCAAGCCCCTTACAAAGCCCAGCAGCAACAGGGCAGGGGCAAAGGCAGTCGAACCCCGCCGCAAGGCCACCAAAGCCGTCCAGTGAGCTTGTGGGTTTTACGAAGTTCCAAGATGTTTTACGAAGTCCCGTTCCAATCGGCAGTTGGCTGACCAGCCAACTGCCGCCCTTAATGCCCACCCAGTGAGGATTTTCCTCAAAAATCCTTTTGCCAGATAATTTCGTAAAACTTCAATTTTACGAAGTTCAGAAAACAATGTGGTATTCTGTCCATAACGGAGTAAAAAATGAGCGACCCAAGAAAGCCAGTTCTGCACGTCGAAGTCTTAGGCCAGCAGGTATGGGCCGGGACACCCGCTGCACCCGCCGCCCAACCGGAGGCGAACAGTGAAGCCATTTGAGATTAACCCTGTCTGGAAAGACCAGATTCCCGAGCGCAGCGCCCAGGTGCTAGAGAGGTACGTCAACTTTGGCGGCGACCTCAGCACCTTTTATGCCCGGTTGCTCAGTGGTGATGCGTTTGGGGCGGCGTGCAACGCCGACGCTGAAAACCTTGCTGCTATGGGCTTTTTACTGAACATGATTGGGCAGGACTTCCCCGGCGAGTGTTACGGCAGCTCGCAGGCCGTCAGCCAGTGGCGGGGGCTGATGCAGGGCCAGGAGCGCCCTTTCTCTGTGCCGGAAAGCTGGCAAGTCGTCGTCGAGGAATTGCGCCGAGAGGGAGCCAAGACGTATGAGCAGTGGCAGGAAGAACAGGAAAGCCAGTCAGCAAAAAGGGTGATGAACTGACCATGCCCCCCATCGTTGCTTTCGGCCTGTTGATTGTGATTGCAGGGTTTCTTAGTGCGAACTGGCTATTCCATGCTTTACCGCCCAGTCGTCCTCAATTGGTGAGTATTGGGGGGGCAGTGCTGTTCCTGTGGGTATACGGCGAAGTGCTAGGCAGACGAAATGCAAAGGCCGGAGAGCGATTCATTTTCGGCATATTTGTACCGCTGGGCCTACTGATTTTTGGCGTCTTTGGCGGAGTATTTTGGAGATGGTGGCGTTGACCCCCTTTATGCTGACTGATGTACTTGATGAATTTTCCAGCCACCTGAAACGCGAGGAAGGGCTGAGTTCAGCCACGATTGCCCAGTACCGCGCTGACTGTAACCGCCTTGCGACCTGGTTATCCCAGCAGCGCCCGAACATCAAACAATGGTCTGATGTAACCACCCGTGACCTACGCGCTTATATCAGTGACAATGCCCCGGAGCCTGCCCGTAACCGCCGCCTGCTTTCCAGTTGGCGCAAGCTGTGGGCGTATCTGAGGGATGTGGAGGGTGTGGAGATGTATCCCGGCCCAGCCGATATTAAGCGCGTGAAGTTGCCGAGCCGTCAGCCCAAGTATCTGACGCCCAGTGAAGTGAGCCGACTCATCGAAGTAGCGCCAGGAGTGAATGACGAGCAGCGGAGCCGGAACAGGGCCATGATTGGTTTTCTGTACGGCACAGGTTGCCGCATTGGTGAAGTATTGAAACTCAAACACGGTGACATTGAGTTTGATTCGTTCGGAACTCCTCAGAAAATACGGGTCATCGGTAAAGGGAACAAGGAGCGGAGTCTTTTCCTCTCCCCTACTGCCATTCGGGTGTTAGAGAGCTGGCTGAAAATCTGGGGGATGTTGCGTACCGACAATGGCGAGTACCTGTTTAGTCATTTTAATGGCGTCAGGCAAGGGAAGCCGCTGACCGCCCGCGCCGTCGAGCTGATAGTGAAGCAGGCCGGAGAAAATGCTGGGTTGCCTGCTGATAAATGCACTCCGCACAAGCTCAGGCACGCGCACGCCACAGCACTGGTCAGGGCGGGACGCAGGCTTGAGGAGGTGCAGGAGATTTTGGGCCACAACAGTATTTCCACGACTCGCATTTACGCTCACCTTGAACCTGAACGCCTCAAGGCCGCTGCCGACAGCTTGCCCGACATTTAACACCAGAACACTGAGACACCGAAGCACTAAGACGCAGAAACACCAAGATGCAGAAACACCAAGATGCAGAAACACCAAGATGCAGAAACACCAAAACACTGAGACACCGAAGCACCAAGACGCAAAAACACCAGAACACTAAGACGCAGAAACGCTAAGACGCAGAAACACCAAAACACTGAAACACCGAAGCACCAAGACGCAAAAACACCAGAACACTGAAACACCGAAGCACCGAAGCACCAAGACGCAGAAATACCGAAGCGCCAGAACACCAAAACACAAAAGCACTAAAACGCAGAAACACCAAAACACCAGACCACATAAACACCCGTACACCGTAACACCACTACACTAAAACACAGAATTGTGTTATAGTGTGGACATGAAAATGATTGCTTTGGTTTCAAAGAAAGGTGGTGTGGGGAAAACGCTGCTCAGCATGGGGATAGCCCAAAAGCTCTATGAGGCCGGGAAGCAGGTTGCCGTGATTGACCACGACCCGGAGGGAAGTGCAATGGGTTGGAGTTTCAACGCTCAGGAAAACGGCCAGAGCCTACCTTTTCCGGTGCTTGCCCCTGTTGACGTGGTAGCCGCTGCATCGAATGATTTTATTGTGGTGGACACCCCGCCCAATGACGTAGCGACCTTGCAGCAAGTCGTGACCCGTGCGGATTACATCGTGATTCCCGTGCTTCCCGGCGCGGGTGAAATAGACCGCTTGCAGGAAACGGTAGCCGCCGTTGCCACCGTGCAGGACAAACTGAGGGAGGGCGTGCAGATTGGGTTTGTGCTGAACCGAATGGAACACAATAACCTCGCCGCCGCCATGCCGGAGGTCATGAAGAACCTGAGCTATCCCGTTGTGGCCCAGGTGAATAAGAGCGTCGAGTATCAACGGGCTTTTGGAACACTGATTCCAGCGTCCCTTACTGTCCCGTTTTCCCAGGTTCTCAAGGAGTTTGACATTCTATGACCCCCAACAAAAAAGCCGAAGCGCCGGGCGAAGCAGGTAAGCCCACAACAGACCTCAACAAACTGCTTGGCAGCGCGAGGCGGGCGCAGGACGTTCCGCGCCCCCAGGTTGCCACGCCAGCGCCCGCGCAGCCAGCCCATACTTCCGAACAGGAACCCGAAAAGGAAATGGCGCGGCGAATCAACATCACCCTGAACGCGGCCATTCACCGCCGAATGAAAATCTTGTCGGCTGAACGGGGAACGAGGCTACAACCTCTTGTAGATGAAGTTCTCGAAGCCTATCTCAAGACGCAGGGCCGTTAAGCACCAGGAGCCGCAGACCATGACGAGGTACGCCCACGAACCCGAACAAATCTATGAAGCCGCGCTGTCATTGCTGCGGAAGGGTTTGAGCGTTATTCCAACGGGCGGCGGCATCAGCCAATGGGCCAAAGAACCCCACAAGCAAGCCCTGATTGCTTCTGGTCACACATCGATTGGGACGGACGGCAAAGCGCGGGCGAGTTGGAAACCCATGCAGACCCAGCGGCCCACCGAGGATGACCTGAAAATGTGGTACTTGCAGACGCGGGCCAGAGGCGTAGGCATGGTCACTGGGGAAATCAGCGGGCTTGTGGTCATTGACGTTGACCAAGAAGGCTTACCCCTGCTTGGTGTCCTGGGTTGGAAACCTCACGTCATTTCTCCCAGCGGAGGGGCGCACCTGTACGTCAGGCATCCTGGTTGGTACGTCCAGAGCAATGCCAGCAAAAATAAAAAGACACTGCCCCCAGGCTTTGATGTGCGCGGCGACGGCGGCTACATCATGCTTCCCCCCAGCCGTAACCGCAAAGGCCATTACCGCCGCACCGACCAGCGCAAGTTGCTGAGTATCAGCGACATTCCCGAAGTGGTAGAGGTGGATGGCCAGCAGCAGCAGTACCACTTGCGCGAGGCTTTGGGCCTGACACCACCAGCCCCCAAACCCCAGGTGCAGGAACGGGAGAGCTTTACCCCGTTCTACGCAGACGACGACCGTTGCCCCTTGCACGTCATTCTTGACCGCGCTGAGGACTACGCCCACGACAGCCGCAACAAAGGCGCTTTCATGTTCGGGCTTTGGGCCAACGCCAACGGCTACCGCCTAGACGAAGCCATGTACGCCGCTTTTGAGTACACCGACATGGTGCAGGGCGTGAAAACGACTCCCTTTACCGTCGAAGAAGCCCGCAAAGCCATTCAGAGCGCCTACACCTACCCCAAGAAAGACGCTTGGGTACGAAGGGAGGAAAGGAACCCATGACCGACCAGATGACCTTAGACGAGAAGTTAGAGCGGTTCTCCGTTCTGCGAGACACCATCGAAGGCTTACGCGCTGAGAAGGACGCACTAGGCGAGGAAATCAAAGAGGCCATGCTGAAAGGAGCCAAGCCGGAGTGTGATCTGTACCGCGCTGATTTGCGGGCCACACGCACCGCTCTTTACCCGGTTGACCGCTTCCGTGAAACCTACGGTGACGCGGCCACGTTTGAAGTCTCGAAAGTGGACAATAAACGGGTCAAGGAACTGGTGAGTGCAGGCGACCTTGACGGAGAAAAACTCAAAGACATTGTGACCTACCAGGTGCGCCACGCCCTGTATTTGGTGGCCAAGACTCAGGAGGAAGCGGTATGACCACGGCTAAAGACCCGATGATGGCCCCAGTTCAGAACCCCCACATCATGTACCGTTCCGATCCCTTGCCGAAGCAGATGCAAACCAGGTTGCGTGAACTGGGATACGCGCCCCACGTCACCGAACTGCTCATGAAGGGACTTCCCATCACCTATGACCGGAACGGGAAGCAGATTGTGGAGTACCCGGACGGGCGGCGTATCTGGGTTGAGTACGACAAAATCTATGATGAGAAGGGCGAATTTGAGCGGTATCAGTACAACATCATGGGCGAACTGGAACCTGCCGCCCGCTGATGCCGACCCTGACCGTCATTGCGGGTCAGAATGGCTCAGGGAAATCAACACTGGTCAAAGCCCAACGCCTGAAAACCATTGACCCCGACCAGATCACCAGAAGCTACGGTCAGGGCTACACCACCGCCGCCAATTTGCAGGCAGGCCGGGAAGCGGTACGGCAGCAGAATGAAGCGATCACCAACGGCCAGAGCTTCGGGATTGAAACCACGCTTTCAAGCAGGCAGCCGATTGTGAAGATGGAGGAGGCCCGTGAAGCTGGATACAAGGTCAAGCTGGCCTTTGTGATTCCAGAGAACGACAACACCCGGCTCCGCATTGACAACCGCGTGAACGAGGGCGGCCACAACATCTCTGATGTTGACCTTGAACGCCGGAGGCCGCGCATTGTCGAGAACTTGCCCCAGGCCATGAAGCAGGCCAATATGACGGCCCTGTACCTCTCCAACACTGAAACGCGGGATTTTCGGTTGGTAGGGGCGGCCTATAACGGCGAAGTCAAATTGACCCCGGAAGTCCCTGAGCATATCCAGGCCACGATTAAGCAGCACTTTGACGTGCAGCAAGTGGACAGCATCAGCCCCCATCACCCCATTACTCACCACTTTCAGCCGCATGTTCAACAGCGGGATTACTGAGGAGGAACGATGAATACCGAAACGAGCAAACCTACCCATCGTGACGAGCTGGACGGCGTGGAACTTTTGTTTCTGGCCGATATGCTCAGCCGCCAGCCCGACCAGCATGATTACGCCGAGCTGGAACAGAAGCTCAGACGGCTGTCTGAGCAGTACATCGAGGGGAAATGAAGTGGGCCGCGCTTTTGGGTCTTTTACTCACGGCGCAGGCACACGCCCAGGCCCAGAGTGCAGGTAACGCAGCGCCAGCTAAGCCCGTAATAACTGCCGAGCAGAAAGCGTTTGTGGACAGCAAAATCAAGCAGTTCACCGGGCGTCAGTGCGGCAGCGTGTATGACGACAGCTTTACGGTCTTGCCCCCTATTCAGTACGACGTTAAAACGGGCAGAACCATAACGCCCGCCAACGCCTTTGATGACTACTACCAGCACGCCATAAGCCACCTGCAAACCTTAAAGAGCAGTGATACCGACTACAAAAGTGGCAGAAGCGGCAGCAGCTATTGGTATCTGTTGACCGGGAAGGGCGTAACCACTTTCGTTTATAGCGAACTGAATCAGCGTGTACTTCGAGTGAGCGGTTGCCTTGTCCAACCCGCCAAGTGACCAAAAGCCATAGCGCCCTTGAGCAATTCAAGGGCGCTTTTTTTATGCCGTCCAGGTCAGATGTGACTTTCTGATTTACTGTTTCCCCATGACCAGCACGAACGCGGCCCCGGACTTGGTAAAGGTGCAGTCACCCTTATAGGAGGCGTTGGTGAATTTCCCAGTGCAGGAAAAAGCCAGTGCCTCATTGACGCCACTCACGGAAGTGTCCGTTTTCAGTGTGCTTTGAGCCACGTCACCAACAAGAGGATGATTCCCGCCGAACGTCGGCGTCGAGAGCGTACCCGTAAAACTTGTGGCTGAACTTAACTGTGTCAGATTCACCACCACCGCGCCGATGCCGCCGCCCCCGGTAGTTTGCAGGCTACCGTTCCAGCTACCTGTAACATTCACTGACTCAGGGGTTGAACCGCCACCACCACCGCCGCCACATGCAGTAAGAGCAAAAACCGTAACCGTGAGGGGAATTGTTTTTTTCACGAAGGCAGCATAAGGCACGCCCTTCGGCTTCATACTGAGGGTATCCATGTCCATCACGCCCGAAGCCTTTATCAAGAAATACAGCGACACCAAGCTCAACGAGCGGGGCGGCGCACAACTGCACTTCATAGACCTCTGTGAACTCTTGGATATTCCCAGACCGGACGGGAGCGAGACTTACCGCTTTGAGCAGCCTGTGCTGAAAGTCGCGGGTGGCAAGGGCTTCGCTGATGTGTTCTATGAGGGCAAGTTTGGCTGGGAGTACAAGGGCAAAGGGGCCGATCTCAAAAAAGCGTACCAGCAGCTTCTTTCCTACCGCGAGGACTTGGAAAATCCGCCCCTGCTCATCGTGTCGGACATGCAGAACATCGAACTGCACACCAATTTCACCGGGACACAGAAGCAGGTCATCAGATGGGAGTTGAACGACCTCAAGGACAGTGAACGCCGGAAGCAGTTGCGCCAGGTCTGGACGGAGCCGCAGGCGTTTAACCCTTCACACCGGATTGAGGAGGCGACGGTGGCCGCTGTCGCTGCACTGGGAAAAATCAGCAACGCACTTAAAGACCGCCAGGAGAACCCGGAAATGGTGGCGCATTTTCTGGTCAGGACGATGTTTACCCTTTTTGCCGAGGATGTGGAACTGATCCCCGCCGACACCTTTAAGCGGCTGCTGGAGGCTGCGAAGAAGCACCCGGAAGATTTTCAGGAGATGTGCCAGGAGCTTTTCGCCGCCATGAAGGTAGGGAAAAAGACCGTGATAGGGCGGATTCCTTACATTAACGGCGGTGTCTTTGAGGACACCAGCGCCCCGGCCCTGAACGCCGAGGAAGTGAACGAGCTTTACTACGCGGCGCGGCGGAACTGGAAACAGGTTGACCCGACCATCTTCGGCACGCTCTTTGAAACCGTCATTGACCCCGGTAAGCGGTGGCAGTTGGGAGCGCACTACACGCCTCTGGTGGACATTCTGGACGTGGTGGAGCCAGTCATTATGCGGCCACTGCGCGAGGAGTGGGAGGCACTGCGCCAGAGTCTTAAACCAATCTTGGCCGAGATAGAGCAGGCCAGGGCGCAGCACAGCGGGGGGCTATACGTCGAGGGCGGCTTAGGCCAGACCCAGCAGGACGAGGCGGTGAGCCTGCTTACCGCGTTTCAAGACCGACTGGCAAGGGTCAAAGTCCTTGACCCGGCAATGGGGTCAGGGAACTTTCTGTACGTCACCATGCGGCTTTTGCTGGATTTGGAGGCTGAGGTCAGGGAAACCATACGCACCATTACCCAGAATGTGCCGCCCGCGCCAAAAGTTGGCCCCCGGCAAATGTTAGGGATGGAGGTCAACCCCTACGCCCACGAAATCGCGGGCATGGTGCTGTGGATTGGCTATCTCCAATGGATGCGCGAACATCACGAGCCGTTCAAAGTCTCGCCCGTACTGGATAAATTGCCGGGACTCTTGCACCAAGACGCGGTTTACGACGAACAGAACCAGACCGTAAGGGACTGGCCCGCCGCCGAGTTCATTGTTGGCAACCCGCCTTTTGTGGGCAATACCAAGATGCGCCAGTCTTTAGGCAACGAGTACGCCGAGGGCATCAGGAAGGCATACACGGGGCGCGTGCCAGGGTTTGCCGACTTCGTGACCTACTGGTTTGAGAAGGCCCGCCAGAACATCGAGGAGGGCAAAACCAAGCGGGCCGGACTCATCAGCACCAACAGCGTCAGGGGCGGAGCCAATGCCGAGGTACTGAGCCGGATTCTGAACACCGGAGGAATCTTCCTGGCATGGCCTGACCGGGCATGGATTCAGGACGGCGCAGCCGTCAGGGTCAGCATTATTGGGTTTGACAATGGGAGCCAGCAGAAGCGGGCGATCTTGCAACACCAGGGCGACGAGACAGACCCGAAGAAGCGCACGACCAGGGAGCAGGCTGTGAGCGTCATTCGGGCCGACCTGACGAGCGGGGCCGACTTGCGGCAGGCGCAGCGGCTCAAGGAAAACGCCGGGAAATCGTTTGAAGGTG contains:
- a CDS encoding class I SAM-dependent DNA methyltransferase, which translates into the protein MSITPEAFIKKYSDTKLNERGGAQLHFIDLCELLDIPRPDGSETYRFEQPVLKVAGGKGFADVFYEGKFGWEYKGKGADLKKAYQQLLSYREDLENPPLLIVSDMQNIELHTNFTGTQKQVIRWELNDLKDSERRKQLRQVWTEPQAFNPSHRIEEATVAAVAALGKISNALKDRQENPEMVAHFLVRTMFTLFAEDVELIPADTFKRLLEAAKKHPEDFQEMCQELFAAMKVGKKTVIGRIPYINGGVFEDTSAPALNAEEVNELYYAARRNWKQVDPTIFGTLFETVIDPGKRWQLGAHYTPLVDILDVVEPVIMRPLREEWEALRQSLKPILAEIEQARAQHSGGLYVEGGLGQTQQDEAVSLLTAFQDRLARVKVLDPAMGSGNFLYVTMRLLLDLEAEVRETIRTITQNVPPAPKVGPRQMLGMEVNPYAHEIAGMVLWIGYLQWMREHHEPFKVSPVLDKLPGLLHQDAVYDEQNQTVRDWPAAEFIVGNPPFVGNTKMRQSLGNEYAEGIRKAYTGRVPGFADFVTYWFEKARQNIEEGKTKRAGLISTNSVRGGANAEVLSRILNTGGIFLAWPDRAWIQDGAAVRVSIIGFDNGSQQKRAILQHQGDETDPKKRTTREQAVSVIRADLTSGADLRQAQRLKENAGKSFEGVKPAGKFDLPGEVAREWLDMPNPSGVSNRDVLKPYISGDDIVGKSLDRYTIDFNQMPLEEAEKYRRPMQYVVENVKPEREKNNEKSTRENWWRYKRTVPALRAAFQSLDRFVGTSRVGKHRVFVWLPTSVIPSDLVTVIALDDDYSFGILNSGPHTTWALKQGTSLGPTPRYTPSTCFETFPFPRPTPEQKEAIEQAARYLENSRNFLHEKDTPGRPTGHKLGLTDMYNLLVEYRASKQEKVSGLAGLADAHDMLDKAVAAAYGWAWPMDEDELLGKLLELNLKRASEEK